The Pseudomonas nunensis genome includes the window CCAAAGTCCAATCGGCGCTGCTCGAAGCCATGGCCGAACGTCAGGTCAGCGTTGGACGCAGCACTTATGAACTGTCGCCGCTGTTTCTGGTGATGGCCACGCAAAACCCGATCGAGCAGGAAGGCACCTATCCGCTGCCCGAAGCCCAGCTCGACCGCTTCCTGATGCACGTAAAAATCGGTTTCCCGGACGCCGCCGTCGAACGGCGGATCCTGCAACAGGCTCGCGGCGAAGCACTCAACGGTGAAACCAAGCCTGAGCGCCGGGTCAGCCAGCAGGCGATCTTCGCCGCACGCAAGGAAATCCTCGGGTTGTACATGGCCGACGCCGTGGAGGAATACCTGGTGCAACTGGTCATGGCCACCCGCACACCGGCCAAGTTCGACCCGGAAATGGCCGAGTGGATCGCCTACGGCGCCAGCCCGCGCGGCTCGATTGCCCTCGACCGCTGCGCCCGCGCCCACGCCTGGCTCGCCGGTCGCGACTTCGTCAGCCCGGAAGACATCCAGGCCGTGCTGTTCGACGTGTTGCGTCACCGCATCATCCTGTCCTTTGAAGCCGAAGCTGCTGGCATCGACCAGGACCGGGTGGTCCAGCGGATTCTCGACGTCGTAGCCGTCGCTTGACCCCGATGAACGTCATCCTGCCGCCCGAGCCGGGCATCCGTGTCAGCCTCGCCGAGCTGATCGAGATGCGCCATCGGGTGCGCGAAGTGCAATTGTTCTCCACACCGAGCCAGCGCAGCCCGCTGATCGGCCTGCACCACTCCAAGCTGCGTGGCCGTGGCGTCGATTTCGATCAGGTGCGGGTCTATCAGGCCGGCGACGACGTGCGCACCATTGACTGGCGCGTGACCGCCCGCACCCAGGAGCCGCACACCAAACTCTTTCACGAAGAACGCGAGCGACCGATTTTCATTATGGTCGAGCAAAGCCGTCGGCTGTTTTTCGGCTCTGGGCTGATGTTCAAATCGGTGCTCGCCGCGCAAGCCGCGAGCCTGATCGGCTGGGCCGCCCTGGGCCACAACGACCGGGTTGGCGGATTGGTGTTCGGCGACAACGAGCACTACGAAATCAAACCCCGGCGCAGCAAACAAAGCCTGTTGCAATTGCTCAACCGCTTGGTGCGGGTCAACCAGTCGCTGCACACCGAAAGCGAGCAGAACCGCGATTCGCTGAACCTGGCCCTGCGCCGCGCCCGGGAAGTGTTGCGTCCCGGCAGTCTGGTGATCGTGATCTGTGACGAGCGCGCACTGACCGAAGGTTCCGAGCAACAACTGAGCCTGCTGTCGCGACATTGCGACCTGTTGCTGCTGCCGCTGTCCGATCCGCTGGACCACGCCCTGCCCGCCGCCGGGCTTTTACGTTTCGCGGAACGTGGCGCGCAACTGGAACTCGACACGCTGAATTTCGACCTGCGCCAAACCTACCGCGCCCAGGCCGAAGAACGCATCGCGCGCTGGGAATTGCTCGCGCAGAAGCTGCGGGTATTGTTGATGCCCCTGAGCACCCAGAGCGAGATGGTCGAGCAATTGCGTGAATACCTGAACCCACAGAAACCGGGGAAAGGTCGATGAGCAGTCTCGAACAACTGCAACCGCTGATGACCCCGCCGCCGATCGGCTTCTGGCCGCCAGCGCCGGGTTGGTGGCTATTGCTGCTGTTGCTGCCGCTGATCGGCTTCGGCCTATGGCAGTTGCGCCGCTTCATTCCCAACAAACGTCCCATCGTGCGCGCCGAACAACCACTGGACCCGGTGCGCGTCGCCGCCCTCGCCGAACTGGCGCGCATGCCCAAACCCTACGACGGCGCACCGGCCGGCGCGTGGCTGCAGCAGCTCAACGGCTTGCTCAAGCGCCTGTGCCGCAACCATTACCCCTACAGCCAGAGCCACACGCTGAATGGCCGCAAATGGCTGGCGTTCCTCGACAACCGCTGCCCGGCCGCTGGTTTGACGCGCTGGATGGTGCTGGTGGAAGGCGCCTACAAACCCGAATGCAAACTCGACGACAAGGCCATCGCCGGCCTGACTCAAGCCGTCGACACCTGGATTCGCAAACATGTTTGAGTTCGCCTGGCCGTGGATTTTCGCCCTGCTGCCGCTGCCGTGGCTGATGCGCCTGGTGCTGCCGGTAGCCGACAGCGGTGAACCGGCGCTCAAAGTCAGTTTTCTCAGCGACCTCGAAGGCCTGACCCGCCGGCGTGCCCGCGCCAACCTGCCGGCCTGGCGCCAGCAAGCCCCGTTCATTCTGCTGTGGCTGTTGCTGCTGATGGCCGCCGCGCGCCCGCAATGGCTCGGCGAGCCGCTGCCGATTGCCGCCAGTGGCCGCGATTTGCTGGTGGCGGTGGACGTGTCCGGCTCGATGGATTTCCCCGACATGCAGTGGCAGGACGAAGACGTCAGCCGCTTGTCGCTGGTCCAGCATTTGCTCGGGGACTTTCTGGAAAGCCGCGAAGGCGACCGGGTCGGCCTGATCCTGTTCGGCAGCCAGGCCTATTTGCAAGCGCCGCTGACTTTTGACCGCCGTACCGTGCGGGTCTGGCTGGATGAAGCGCGGATCGGCATCGCCGGCAAAAACACCGCCATCGGCGATGCCATCGGCTTGGCCCTCAAGCGATTGCGCATGCGTCCGGCGCAGAGTCGCGTACTGATTCTGGTCACTGACGGCGCCAACAACGGTGGCGAAATCGATCCGCTGACCGCCGCGCGCCTGGCCGCCAGCGAAGGCGTGAAAATCTACCCGATCGGCATCGGTGCCGATCCGGAACAAAGCGGCACCCTGGGTTTCCTCGGCGTCAATCCAAGCCTGGACCTCGATGAACCGGCGCTGAAGGCCATCGCCCAAGCCACCGGCGGCCAGTACTTCCGCGCCCACGACGGCAAGGAGTTGCAGGCGATCAAGGAAACGTTGGACAAACTCGAGCCGGTGACCCAGCAACCGACCCAGGCCCGCCCGGCCCAGGCGTTGTATCACTGGCCTCTGGCGCTGGCGTTGCTGTTAAGCATGCTGTTGGTGGCGCGCGAGCGCTGGCCGGACAATCCGTTGCAACGCTTCCTGAGCAAGGACCTGTTTTTGCAAAGCCAACTGCCGGACTGGCGCCAACGGCTTAATCGCCTGCGCCTGCGGAGGCGTCGATGAGCGCACTCTGGCCTTACTGGTTCCGCCCTTGGTGGATGCTGCTGTTGCCGCTGCTCGGTTGGTTACTCTGGCAACTCTGGCATCGGCAGAAACGCGCCGGGCGCTGGCAGATGATTTTGCCGCCAGCCTTCCACGCCGCGTTGCTCAGTGGTGGCAAAGGCAGTGACAGCAAATTGCCGTGGGTTGTGCTCGGCCTGGCGTGGGTGCTGACCGTCGGCGCGCTGCTGGGTCCGAGTTGGGAGCGCGTCGAACAGACCAGCCAGAAACCCGCCGATCCGCTGGTGGTGTTGCTGGAGCTGACCCCGGAAATGCTCGCCACCGACAGCCCGCCGACCCGACTGGAACAGGCGCGGCGCAAGCTATTCGATTTGCTGCAAAGCCGCAGCGATGCGCAGACCGCAATCGTTGTCTACGCCGGCAGCGCCCACACGCTAGTGCCGTTGTCGGATGACCTGTCCACCAGCCGCAATTT containing:
- a CDS encoding AAA family ATPase yields the protein MEHREALLALRTFLSTQILGQEKLIERLLIALLADGHMLVEGAPGLAKTKAIKELAEGIEAQFHRIQFTPDLLPADITGTEIYRPETGSFVFQQGPIFHNLVLADEINRAPAKVQSALLEAMAERQVSVGRSTYELSPLFLVMATQNPIEQEGTYPLPEAQLDRFLMHVKIGFPDAAVERRILQQARGEALNGETKPERRVSQQAIFAARKEILGLYMADAVEEYLVQLVMATRTPAKFDPEMAEWIAYGASPRGSIALDRCARAHAWLAGRDFVSPEDIQAVLFDVLRHRIILSFEAEAAGIDQDRVVQRILDVVAVA
- a CDS encoding DUF58 domain-containing protein gives rise to the protein MNVILPPEPGIRVSLAELIEMRHRVREVQLFSTPSQRSPLIGLHHSKLRGRGVDFDQVRVYQAGDDVRTIDWRVTARTQEPHTKLFHEERERPIFIMVEQSRRLFFGSGLMFKSVLAAQAASLIGWAALGHNDRVGGLVFGDNEHYEIKPRRSKQSLLQLLNRLVRVNQSLHTESEQNRDSLNLALRRAREVLRPGSLVIVICDERALTEGSEQQLSLLSRHCDLLLLPLSDPLDHALPAAGLLRFAERGAQLELDTLNFDLRQTYRAQAEERIARWELLAQKLRVLLMPLSTQSEMVEQLREYLNPQKPGKGR
- a CDS encoding DUF4381 domain-containing protein — its product is MSSLEQLQPLMTPPPIGFWPPAPGWWLLLLLLPLIGFGLWQLRRFIPNKRPIVRAEQPLDPVRVAALAELARMPKPYDGAPAGAWLQQLNGLLKRLCRNHYPYSQSHTLNGRKWLAFLDNRCPAAGLTRWMVLVEGAYKPECKLDDKAIAGLTQAVDTWIRKHV
- a CDS encoding vWA domain-containing protein, which gives rise to MFEFAWPWIFALLPLPWLMRLVLPVADSGEPALKVSFLSDLEGLTRRRARANLPAWRQQAPFILLWLLLLMAAARPQWLGEPLPIAASGRDLLVAVDVSGSMDFPDMQWQDEDVSRLSLVQHLLGDFLESREGDRVGLILFGSQAYLQAPLTFDRRTVRVWLDEARIGIAGKNTAIGDAIGLALKRLRMRPAQSRVLILVTDGANNGGEIDPLTAARLAASEGVKIYPIGIGADPEQSGTLGFLGVNPSLDLDEPALKAIAQATGGQYFRAHDGKELQAIKETLDKLEPVTQQPTQARPAQALYHWPLALALLLSMLLVARERWPDNPLQRFLSKDLFLQSQLPDWRQRLNRLRLRRRR